In Pleurocapsa sp. PCC 7319, the following are encoded in one genomic region:
- a CDS encoding type I polyketide synthase translates to MNCATLHHSQMISIQPLSAMQLEPIAIIGIGCRFPGANNPEAFWQLIRDGVDAISEVPPSRWNLEKYYDPDSNKPGKTHSRWGGFVDDIDCFDAQFFGIAPREAVTMDPQQRLLLEVTWETLEDAGQIPEDLRGSNTGVFIGVGTHDYSIMMWQQPVNEPYATTGTGNCIAANRISYTFDFKGASLAIDTACSSSLVAVHLACQSIWSGESTMALAGGVNMLLLPTIMVGFTKGGFISPDGQCKSFDAEANGYVRSEGAGLILLKPLAEAQRDGDRIYAVIHSTAVNQDGYSKGLAAPNPKAQEEVLREAYRRSGINPSAVDYVEAHGTGTKVGDPIEASALGAVLGKNRQPGDYCQLGSVKTNIGHVETAAGVAGVIKVALALKHKQIPPSLHFHNPNPEINFEELHLQVSTELTPWQTDTPAIAGVNSFGFGGTNAHVVMGEVPLEIKSQEENNNDIPYILSLSAKNQPALRELAKQYLNLLDNSSINVDQLCFTANNQRSHFNHRLTCVTQSPQQLQQQLTAYLSDNEIAGLRSNIIPSDRPNPQIAFLFTGQGSQYPDMGKQLYQTQAVFKQAVDRCAEILEQYLDRSLLEILYPSKFDPQNPTPQINQTQYTQPAIFTIEYALTQLWMSWGIQPNFVMGHSIGEYVAATIAGIFSLEDALKLVAKRGKLMQALPSGGGMLAVFASKDDVEQLIQPYLEQASIAAINSPENIVISGNQNTLDLIQGDLIAAEIKYTPLKVSHAFHSPLMKPMLEKFQAIAAEISYSLPQIPIISNVTGQLADKAISTPDYWVDHILQPVKFADGFKFLSQQGTDICLEIGAKPSLLSLGKAIISDTIKQPLFLPSLSPKQDNWQIMLNSLVQLYHQGIKVNWNLDDRKSTPSLRLPTYPFQRQRYWWEPEDLSASTEFNYRSKFHPLLGDRLDLADSSEIRFQSQISANNPFYLKDHCLESQVVFPATAYLEIALAAGSQIYETSHLKLEQFTIHRPLLLSDKVTKLQVLLTPDESGYGVQIFSCEQADFVLQAEVALSQPESTAIEQLNIQELQQQLTSYPQAIADYYEQLRQQGLSYGNSFQGIQQIWQGANRALGKIKLPETLVTQGYQLHPALLDSCLQLVGAAWSNDDAGLYLPVGIESFQFYQCPEDAVWAYVQVKPGNQIIKADFQLINESGEIVGAIAGLALQYLSRQSLSKLLSITSTESADKVDKHVYEIKWQEQKLDDISQRTESLSNKWLIFAEQNEFAEQLSANLGTENCILVFPGEQYQTLGERKYQVNPVKIEHFRQLWANLDRSAIWGVIHLWAIEENQTLFENTLEDIKAKQTKSCASLLHLMQSIEPRRFKQLWLVTYGSQLQSNPNFSGSVWGLGKTINQEYPNLRSVCLDLETLDVDILIREIQSDSSETQIAYHNQQRHVARLVEQHNNVTDSFRLQLSDYGTLTNLNLAPLQRKVPAPGEVEIQVCASGVNFRDVLNALGMLKEYLEQMGFTDSTQVPFGGECAGVVVAVGEGVTDFKVGDEVIAAQAVGSLSSHLTVPAKFVISKPRNLSFTEAATIPTTFLTAYYGLNYLVKIQPGDRILIHSAAGGVGQAAIQLAQQAGVEIYATASPGKWDFLKATGIQYVMNSRNLDFAQEIMELTKGEGVDLILNCFNGDFIPKNLEILSPKGRFVEIGKVGIWSKEEVAAKRADVSYFPFDLLEVSNSNPDLIETLFNELRQQFITGKLKPLPHKVFPVAEAANAFRYMAQAKHIGKVVISMPSNGNLAIAKPDASYLITGGLGALGLQVAGWLVEQGAKHLVLLGRNQPSAEAQIKISELEKTGVVIQTQSVDITNYQQLEAVVQDLEFPLRGVIHAAGIINDGLLETLDWESFQAVLAPKVQGSWNLHQVTRSQPLEWFVCFSSIASAFGSIGQSNYAAANGFMDSLMQYRRGLGLPGLSINWSIWETGMAQQLNTSQQKRLSQQGLKAIAPEQGVDILQELLQKQSEQAIVFPVDWSKFLENVNDPFFEQLRPEVEDQSAAPVSTFLQQLATTPTGDRHLVLQEHIRSQFATILGFNDPEAIDTQEKFADLGMDSLMAVEFKNSLQASLGNAVSLTAAFDYPTVELLTEYIAGELTEEILVKAKGCLPAQKQEYSPAQQQNPTPKTQPLKPNTQSPKINPAFYQFQLTPEYINLKKDLERVEKLGNPFFSVHQGIAGDTTQIGDRQLINFSSYNYLGMSGDPVVSQAAQNAIAKYGTSVSASRLLSGERPLHRELEQEIADFLGTEDCIVYVGGHATNVTTIGHLFNPNDLIICDSLSHNSIQEGCHLSGATIIEFPHNDYQALEEILNQEREQYQKVLIAIEGVYSTDGDLAPLPEIIKLKHQYKTFLLVDEAHSIGTLGLSGRGIGEHFCVQPTDVDFWMGTLSKSFASCGGYIAGCRELIEYLKYTAPGFVFSVGMSPANTAAALAAIQLLQEEPERTIQLQSRAKFCLDLAKSYNLNTGSSADSPIIPIIVGEPQKAVTLSQILGQQGINVNPMVYPSVPYDAARLRLFITCLHTESQITETLCKIVKAVQEF, encoded by the coding sequence ATGAACTGTGCTACTCTACACCACAGTCAAATGATTTCGATCCAACCTTTATCAGCTATGCAATTAGAGCCTATTGCAATTATTGGCATTGGCTGCCGTTTTCCTGGCGCGAACAATCCAGAAGCCTTTTGGCAACTTATTCGAGATGGAGTAGATGCAATTTCAGAAGTGCCACCATCACGCTGGAATCTCGAAAAATACTACGATCCAGATTCCAACAAACCAGGTAAAACCCATAGTCGCTGGGGTGGTTTTGTAGATGATATTGACTGTTTTGACGCTCAATTTTTTGGTATTGCTCCAAGAGAAGCTGTGACCATGGATCCGCAACAACGTCTGTTGTTGGAAGTTACTTGGGAAACTCTGGAAGATGCCGGACAAATTCCTGAAGATTTACGGGGTAGCAACACAGGAGTATTTATTGGAGTTGGCACTCACGATTACTCAATTATGATGTGGCAGCAACCTGTAAATGAACCTTACGCAACGACGGGCACTGGCAATTGTATTGCTGCTAACCGCATTTCCTATACTTTTGATTTTAAAGGGGCAAGTTTGGCGATCGACACAGCCTGTTCCTCCTCTTTGGTAGCAGTCCATCTGGCTTGTCAGAGTATTTGGTCTGGTGAATCGACTATGGCTTTGGCTGGTGGGGTAAATATGCTGCTATTGCCAACGATTATGGTGGGCTTTACTAAAGGGGGCTTTATCTCTCCAGACGGACAGTGCAAGAGCTTTGACGCTGAGGCTAATGGTTATGTTCGCAGTGAAGGAGCTGGTTTGATTTTATTAAAGCCTCTGGCAGAAGCCCAGAGAGACGGCGATCGCATATATGCTGTAATTCACAGTACAGCAGTTAATCAAGATGGTTATAGTAAGGGATTAGCCGCACCTAATCCTAAAGCTCAGGAAGAGGTTTTAAGAGAGGCTTATCGTCGTTCGGGAATTAATCCGAGTGCAGTGGATTATGTTGAAGCACATGGTACAGGAACAAAAGTAGGCGATCCGATTGAAGCTAGCGCCTTAGGAGCAGTTTTAGGAAAAAATCGCCAGCCAGGAGATTACTGCCAGCTTGGCTCAGTAAAAACTAATATTGGTCACGTAGAAACCGCCGCAGGGGTAGCAGGAGTGATCAAGGTAGCCTTGGCATTAAAACATAAACAAATTCCTCCCAGTCTGCACTTTCATAACCCCAATCCAGAGATTAATTTTGAAGAATTACATTTGCAAGTATCAACTGAATTGACACCTTGGCAAACTGATACGCCCGCCATAGCAGGAGTCAATTCTTTTGGTTTTGGTGGTACGAATGCTCATGTGGTTATGGGAGAAGTACCTCTAGAAATTAAATCTCAAGAGGAAAATAATAATGATATTCCTTATATACTTAGTCTCTCAGCGAAAAATCAGCCCGCATTACGGGAATTAGCCAAGCAATATCTTAATTTACTGGATAATAGCAGTATAAATGTAGATCAGCTCTGTTTTACTGCTAATAACCAGCGCAGTCACTTTAATCATCGTCTTACCTGCGTTACTCAATCTCCGCAGCAGTTACAGCAGCAATTAACTGCTTACCTCTCCGATAATGAAATAGCAGGATTACGGTCAAATATCATTCCTAGCGATCGCCCTAATCCACAGATCGCTTTTCTCTTTACGGGACAAGGCTCACAATACCCAGATATGGGTAAACAGCTTTATCAGACTCAAGCAGTATTTAAACAGGCAGTCGATCGCTGTGCTGAAATCCTCGAACAATACCTAGATCGATCTTTATTAGAAATTCTGTATCCCTCAAAGTTTGATCCTCAGAACCCAACGCCCCAGATCAATCAAACCCAGTATACTCAACCTGCTATTTTCACCATCGAATATGCCTTAACTCAACTATGGATGTCCTGGGGCATCCAGCCTAATTTCGTCATGGGGCATAGTATCGGAGAATATGTAGCTGCAACTATTGCGGGGATTTTTAGCTTAGAGGATGCCCTCAAACTGGTGGCGAAAAGGGGCAAGCTGATGCAAGCTTTACCATCTGGGGGCGGAATGTTAGCTGTATTTGCCAGTAAAGATGACGTAGAACAACTAATTCAACCTTATCTTGAGCAAGCTTCAATCGCAGCAATTAATAGCCCTGAAAATATCGTCATTTCAGGAAATCAAAATACTTTAGATTTAATTCAGGGTGATTTAATTGCAGCAGAAATTAAATATACACCTCTGAAAGTATCTCATGCTTTTCATTCTCCCCTGATGAAACCGATGCTGGAAAAGTTTCAAGCGATCGCAGCAGAGATTTCCTATTCCCTTCCCCAAATCCCGATTATCTCCAACGTTACAGGACAACTTGCAGATAAAGCGATCTCCACTCCTGATTATTGGGTAGACCATATCTTGCAACCAGTTAAATTTGCTGATGGGTTTAAATTTCTGTCTCAGCAAGGGACTGATATTTGCTTAGAAATTGGTGCCAAACCGAGCTTATTAAGTTTGGGTAAGGCAATTATTTCCGACACCATAAAACAACCTTTATTTCTGCCGAGTTTGTCTCCGAAACAGGATAACTGGCAGATAATGCTCAATAGTCTGGTCCAACTTTACCACCAAGGAATTAAAGTTAATTGGAATCTGGATGATAGAAAATCAACTCCTAGCTTAAGGCTTCCTACCTATCCTTTCCAACGTCAGCGATATTGGTGGGAACCAGAGGATTTATCTGCCAGTACTGAATTTAATTATCGCAGTAAGTTTCATCCTTTACTCGGCGATCGCCTGGATTTAGCTGATAGTTCGGAAATTCGCTTTCAAAGTCAAATTAGTGCTAATAATCCCTTCTACCTGAAGGATCATTGTCTAGAATCTCAAGTTGTCTTTCCTGCCACAGCCTACTTGGAAATAGCTCTGGCAGCAGGCAGTCAGATATATGAAACTAGCCATCTAAAACTAGAACAGTTTACAATTCATCGACCACTATTATTATCAGACAAGGTAACTAAATTACAGGTGTTGCTAACCCCTGATGAATCTGGTTATGGCGTGCAGATTTTTAGCTGCGAGCAAGCTGATTTTGTTCTGCAAGCTGAAGTTGCCCTAAGTCAGCCAGAATCGACAGCAATTGAACAGCTAAATATACAGGAATTACAACAACAGTTAACCTCTTATCCCCAAGCGATCGCTGATTACTATGAGCAGTTACGCCAACAAGGATTAAGCTATGGTAACAGCTTTCAGGGGATTCAGCAGATCTGGCAGGGAGCAAACAGAGCGTTAGGAAAGATTAAGTTACCAGAAACTTTAGTTACCCAAGGCTATCAACTACACCCAGCTTTATTAGATTCCTGTTTACAACTGGTTGGTGCGGCTTGGTCAAATGACGATGCGGGTCTGTATTTACCTGTAGGTATTGAGTCTTTTCAGTTTTATCAATGTCCAGAGGATGCTGTCTGGGCTTATGTGCAAGTAAAGCCAGGTAATCAAATTATTAAAGCCGATTTTCAGTTAATTAACGAATCAGGAGAAATAGTCGGGGCGATCGCTGGGTTGGCTCTACAATATCTTAGTCGTCAATCCCTCAGTAAATTACTTTCTATTACTTCTACTGAGTCAGCAGATAAAGTAGATAAACATGTCTATGAAATTAAATGGCAAGAGCAAAAACTAGATGATATTAGCCAGCGTACTGAGTCTTTATCAAACAAATGGTTGATTTTTGCCGAACAAAATGAATTTGCCGAACAGTTGAGCGCAAATTTAGGAACTGAGAATTGTATTTTGGTTTTTCCTGGTGAACAGTATCAAACTTTAGGCGAGAGAAAATATCAGGTTAATCCTGTTAAAATTGAACACTTTCGACAATTATGGGCAAATCTTGATCGCTCAGCAATCTGGGGAGTAATTCATCTTTGGGCAATAGAAGAAAATCAAACGCTGTTTGAAAATACACTAGAAGATATAAAAGCAAAACAAACTAAAAGTTGTGCCAGTTTGTTGCACTTGATGCAGTCAATAGAGCCAAGACGGTTTAAACAACTGTGGTTAGTAACTTATGGAAGCCAATTACAATCCAATCCTAATTTTTCAGGCTCAGTTTGGGGTTTGGGTAAAACTATAAATCAGGAATATCCCAACTTACGCTCTGTATGTCTCGATTTAGAAACTCTGGATGTAGATATCTTAATCAGAGAAATACAGTCAGATAGTTCAGAAACTCAAATTGCCTATCATAATCAACAACGCCACGTAGCCAGATTAGTAGAACAACACAACAATGTAACAGATAGTTTTCGTCTTCAGCTATCTGATTATGGCACTTTAACTAATCTCAATCTGGCACCATTACAACGTAAAGTTCCCGCACCTGGAGAAGTAGAAATTCAAGTATGCGCCAGTGGTGTTAACTTCCGTGATGTACTGAATGCCTTGGGAATGCTCAAAGAATATTTAGAGCAAATGGGCTTTACCGACTCGACCCAAGTGCCTTTTGGTGGCGAATGTGCAGGGGTTGTGGTAGCGGTAGGAGAAGGAGTAACTGATTTTAAAGTCGGCGATGAGGTAATTGCAGCACAGGCAGTAGGTAGCTTGAGTAGTCATCTGACTGTGCCCGCTAAATTTGTGATTAGTAAACCCAGAAATCTTAGTTTTACGGAAGCAGCTACGATTCCCACCACTTTTTTGACAGCCTATTACGGCTTAAATTATTTAGTCAAAATTCAACCAGGCGACCGCATTTTAATTCATTCCGCAGCAGGAGGAGTCGGACAAGCAGCGATTCAGTTAGCACAACAGGCAGGAGTAGAAATATACGCTACGGCATCTCCTGGTAAATGGGATTTTCTCAAAGCTACGGGAATTCAATATGTGATGAATTCCCGTAACCTCGATTTTGCCCAGGAAATTATGGAGTTAACTAAAGGGGAAGGAGTTGATTTAATTCTCAATTGCTTTAATGGCGATTTTATTCCGAAAAATCTCGAAATACTATCTCCTAAAGGTAGATTTGTGGAAATCGGCAAGGTGGGTATTTGGAGCAAAGAAGAAGTAGCCGCAAAACGGGCAGATGTTAGTTATTTCCCCTTTGATTTATTAGAGGTATCTAATAGTAACCCTGATTTAATCGAAACCCTATTTAATGAATTACGCCAGCAGTTTATTACAGGTAAATTAAAACCATTACCTCATAAAGTTTTTCCAGTCGCCGAAGCAGCAAATGCCTTTCGTTACATGGCACAGGCGAAGCATATTGGTAAGGTAGTTATTTCCATGCCTAGTAACGGGAATTTAGCCATCGCCAAACCCGATGCTAGCTATCTAATTACGGGAGGATTAGGAGCATTAGGCTTACAGGTAGCTGGTTGGTTAGTAGAACAAGGGGCAAAGCATTTAGTTTTACTAGGTCGTAATCAGCCATCAGCAGAGGCTCAAATAAAAATTTCTGAGCTGGAAAAAACTGGTGTTGTCATTCAGACTCAATCAGTAGATATTACTAATTACCAACAGCTAGAAGCTGTAGTTCAAGATTTAGAGTTTCCGTTGCGGGGTGTGATTCATGCAGCAGGGATTATTAATGATGGTTTATTAGAAACCCTTGACTGGGAAAGCTTTCAAGCTGTTTTAGCGCCCAAAGTACAAGGGAGTTGGAATTTACATCAAGTAACGCGATCGCAACCTCTAGAATGGTTCGTCTGCTTTTCTTCCATTGCTTCAGCATTTGGTTCAATTGGTCAAAGCAACTATGCTGCTGCAAACGGGTTTATGGATAGTCTGATGCAATATCGACGTGGTTTGGGTTTACCAGGCTTAAGTATTAATTGGAGTATCTGGGAAACGGGAATGGCACAGCAGCTAAACACTTCTCAGCAAAAACGGTTAAGCCAACAAGGATTGAAAGCGATCGCACCCGAACAGGGTGTAGATATTCTGCAAGAGCTATTACAAAAGCAGTCTGAGCAAGCGATCGTTTTTCCCGTAGATTGGTCAAAATTCCTCGAAAATGTCAACGATCCTTTCTTTGAGCAACTACGACCAGAAGTAGAAGATCAATCAGCAGCACCAGTCTCCACTTTTTTACAGCAACTAGCCACTACTCCAACGGGCGATCGCCATTTAGTATTACAAGAACACATACGCAGTCAGTTTGCGACAATTCTTGGCTTTAACGATCCTGAAGCCATTGACACCCAAGAGAAGTTTGCCGACTTGGGTATGGATTCTCTCATGGCAGTAGAGTTTAAAAATAGCCTTCAAGCTAGTTTAGGTAATGCGGTATCTCTTACAGCAGCCTTTGATTACCCCACTGTAGAACTATTAACGGAATATATAGCAGGGGAATTAACTGAAGAGATACTTGTAAAGGCAAAAGGCTGTTTGCCCGCTCAAAAACAGGAATATTCACCCGCACAGCAGCAAAATCCCACACCTAAAACCCAACCCCTAAAACCCAACACCCAATCCCCCAAAATAAATCCTGCTTTCTATCAGTTTCAACTCACCCCCGAATATATTAATCTCAAAAAAGACTTAGAACGGGTCGAAAAATTGGGTAATCCTTTCTTTTCTGTCCATCAGGGAATTGCGGGAGATACAACTCAGATTGGCGATCGCCAGCTAATTAATTTTTCTAGCTACAATTATTTGGGGATGTCTGGCGATCCAGTAGTTAGTCAAGCAGCCCAAAATGCGATCGCCAAATACGGAACATCGGTTTCAGCCAGTCGCCTATTATCTGGGGAACGACCATTACATCGGGAACTAGAACAAGAAATAGCTGATTTTCTGGGTACAGAAGACTGTATTGTTTATGTTGGCGGTCATGCAACTAACGTAACCACGATTGGACATTTGTTTAATCCCAATGACTTAATTATTTGTGATTCTTTGAGCCACAATAGTATTCAGGAAGGATGTCATCTATCTGGCGCAACTATTATTGAGTTTCCTCATAATGACTATCAGGCTTTAGAGGAAATCCTAAATCAGGAGCGAGAACAATATCAAAAAGTATTAATTGCGATCGAAGGTGTTTATAGTACTGATGGAGATCTAGCACCATTACCCGAAATAATTAAGCTCAAACATCAATACAAGACCTTTTTACTAGTAGATGAGGCTCATTCCATTGGTACTCTTGGCTTGTCTGGTAGAGGCATCGGGGAACACTTTTGTGTCCAACCCACCGATGTGGACTTCTGGATGGGAACACTAAGTAAATCTTTTGCTAGCTGCGGTGGCTATATCGCAGGATGTAGAGAACTTATCGAGTATCTTAAATATACTGCTCCTGGCTTTGTGTTTAGTGTTGGGATGTCTCCAGCAAACACTGCTGCTGCACTAGCCGCAATTCAATTACTCCAAGAAGAACCAGAACGAACGATTCAATTACAAAGCAGAGCTAAATTCTGTTTAGATTTAGCCAAAAGTTACAACCTCAATACAGGTTCTAGTGCCGATTCTCCTATTATTCCTATTATCGTCGGCGAACCACAAAAAGCTGTCACCTTATCTCAAATTCTTGGTCAACAGGGTATTAACGTTAACCCGATGGTTTATCCTTCAGTTCCTTATGATGCTGCTAGATTGCGCTTGTTTATTACTTGTTTGCACACTGAATCACAGATTACAGAGACTTTATGCAAAATAGTGAAAGCTGTTCAAGAATTTTAA
- a CDS encoding mechanosensitive ion channel domain-containing protein — MNVILEFFYKSHKIKKIVIILITWCFCLYLFLVPTAAEVKSSSASLDRKADIVLDGRKLFEISSSGNFSATQRAEKINSLLQTKLKHYSNSRQALDLTVAKQSDWTVIRVNNRHLLTVSKNDLIPGMMAQEQAEIWQEQLESALERAIKERSPAHLQWTIKMMAIAFTLVAGIQFGLFCLKRHYSRKRLESPQRWISWAILAILGLQTLIWLIFVYYCTYLFPQTRTWQYNLWQSVNDTFNTEIFDFGGEMAISLRRIIILIFLGIGWWIFVRWFSQVLKLNILPLTGFESTLQNSIAFLTRYGLLFLGILLILNAGGIDFRSLTIVISALGVGIGFGLQNIAKDFVSGIILTLTRPIKIGDLVEVGEDKGLVLHIGARTTEISHIDRHIMTIPNSRFIEETVRNWHRSGLTRVKVYVDVAYDSDRDLVYKALLAAAQVYHPDILKHPPPKAKFRNFGDRSLLFRVVVFIKDPFKEPKVRNHLQKHIDLNFRKYGIEIPFPQRDLNFNIPQLDELVANLVKIYAPSQPKLYYPQTKTDSSDRQLSSVEELTIRDEYDWDSLVAAMRGEHGVSITDRRYGLKTYSKVFLGSEAVSWLIQYEKATLAEAIAIGQLMIEQNIIHHILDEHNFKNEPLFYRFYLDENNHRSKLDD, encoded by the coding sequence ATGAATGTCATTTTAGAGTTTTTTTATAAGTCTCATAAAATCAAAAAAATTGTCATTATTTTAATTACTTGGTGCTTTTGCCTTTATTTGTTCTTAGTCCCAACTGCGGCCGAGGTAAAATCCTCGAGCGCCTCGCTAGATCGCAAAGCTGATATCGTCTTAGATGGTCGGAAGTTATTTGAAATTAGTAGTTCTGGTAATTTTTCGGCTACGCAACGAGCCGAAAAAATCAATTCTCTACTGCAAACCAAACTTAAACACTACTCCAATTCCCGACAAGCTTTAGATTTAACTGTAGCTAAACAGTCTGATTGGACAGTAATTCGCGTAAATAATCGTCACTTGCTAACAGTTAGCAAAAATGACTTGATTCCTGGAATGATGGCTCAAGAACAGGCTGAAATCTGGCAAGAGCAATTAGAGTCAGCTTTAGAGCGAGCAATCAAAGAAAGATCGCCTGCTCATCTCCAATGGACTATTAAAATGATGGCGATCGCTTTTACTCTAGTTGCAGGAATTCAATTTGGTTTATTTTGTCTTAAACGCCACTATAGTCGCAAACGTTTAGAATCACCTCAGCGGTGGATTTCTTGGGCTATTTTAGCTATTTTGGGCTTACAAACTTTAATTTGGCTGATATTCGTCTATTACTGTACTTATTTGTTTCCCCAGACTAGAACTTGGCAGTACAATCTGTGGCAGTCTGTTAACGATACTTTTAATACTGAAATCTTTGATTTTGGTGGAGAGATGGCTATATCTCTACGGCGCATAATCATCTTAATCTTTCTGGGTATTGGCTGGTGGATATTTGTCAGGTGGTTTTCGCAGGTGCTTAAGTTAAATATTCTCCCCCTGACAGGGTTTGAAAGTACCTTGCAAAATTCGATCGCTTTTTTGACTCGTTATGGATTATTATTCCTGGGTATATTGTTAATCTTGAATGCTGGAGGTATTGATTTTCGTTCTCTAACTATCGTCATCAGTGCCTTAGGCGTAGGAATTGGCTTTGGGTTACAAAATATAGCCAAAGACTTTGTTAGCGGTATAATTTTGACTTTGACTCGCCCCATAAAAATTGGTGATTTAGTAGAAGTAGGCGAAGACAAGGGCTTAGTGTTGCATATTGGTGCGCGTACTACCGAAATTTCCCATATAGATCGCCATATTATGACTATTCCTAACTCGCGTTTTATCGAGGAAACTGTCAGAAATTGGCATCGCAGCGGTTTAACTAGGGTAAAAGTTTATGTAGATGTGGCTTATGACTCCGATCGCGATTTGGTATATAAAGCTTTGTTAGCAGCAGCCCAAGTCTATCACCCAGATATTCTCAAACATCCACCACCAAAAGCCAAATTTCGTAATTTTGGCGATCGCTCTTTACTATTCCGCGTAGTAGTTTTTATTAAGGATCCTTTTAAAGAACCAAAAGTTAGAAACCATCTACAAAAGCATATCGATCTTAATTTTCGCAAGTATGGCATTGAAATTCCGTTTCCCCAGCGAGATCTCAATTTTAATATTCCTCAGCTCGATGAGTTAGTCGCTAACTTAGTTAAAATCTATGCCCCTTCTCAACCTAAATTGTATTACCCTCAAACAAAAACAGATTCAAGCGATCGCCAATTATCATCAGTAGAAGAATTAACTATTCGTGATGAATATGACTGGGATTCTTTGGTAGCAGCCATGCGAGGGGAACATGGCGTATCCATTACCGATCGTCGTTATGGCTTAAAAACCTATTCTAAAGTTTTCTTGGGTTCAGAAGCCGTATCTTGGTTAATACAGTACGAAAAAGCTACTTTAGCCGAAGCGATAGCCATCGGACAATTGATGATCGAACAAAATATTATTCACCATATATTAGACGAACACAATTTTAAAAACGAACCGCTATTTTATCGCTTTTATCTAGATGAAAATAACCATAGATCAAAGCTTGATGATTGA
- a CDS encoding HD domain-containing protein, translating into MLSDRFTNAIKLAAELHSSQLRKGTNIPYISHLLGVTSLVLEHGGHEDEAIAAMLHDAVEDQGGWETLARIESQFGANVAAIVQGCTDSYETPKPAWRSRKENYIKRLAKTSASVRLVSNADKLHNARAILNDLRVCGEPLWQRFSGGREGTLWYYKSLANTFKELNNGALAEELDRVVREIERISQVE; encoded by the coding sequence ATGTTAAGCGATCGTTTTACTAATGCCATCAAATTAGCAGCAGAACTCCATTCATCTCAATTACGTAAAGGGACAAATATTCCTTATATTTCCCATTTATTAGGAGTTACCAGTTTGGTATTAGAACATGGTGGTCATGAAGATGAAGCTATTGCAGCGATGCTCCATGATGCGGTTGAAGACCAAGGAGGCTGGGAAACGCTAGCACGAATTGAAAGTCAGTTTGGAGCTAATGTGGCTGCTATTGTCCAAGGATGTACTGATAGTTATGAGACACCCAAACCTGCATGGCGATCCCGTAAGGAAAATTATATCAAGCGTTTAGCCAAAACTTCTGCTTCGGTACGCTTGGTTTCCAACGCCGATAAGCTACACAATGCTCGTGCTATTTTAAATGATTTACGAGTATGTGGAGAACCTCTTTGGCAGCGTTTTAGTGGAGGGCGAGAGGGCACTCTTTGGTATTATAAGAGCTTGGCAAATACTTTTAAAGAATTGAATAACGGTGCATTGGCTGAAGAATTAGATCGAGTCGTAAGGGAAATCGAACGTATTTCGCAAGTTGAATGA